In Halovivax gelatinilyticus, the following are encoded in one genomic region:
- a CDS encoding pyridoxamine 5'-phosphate oxidase family protein has product MTEFRGVWSEDDVDAFLAETTVPVRLATHRPDGTLWVVTLWYRHRDGGLECATQANADVVGFLGRESSVAFDISTNRIPYRGVRGNGTATVSADGGTETLRDLVDRYLGGSDSALADTLLSADREEVRIRIEPDVIYSWDFSDRMSDVSTDDG; this is encoded by the coding sequence ATGACCGAGTTTCGCGGTGTCTGGAGCGAAGACGACGTCGACGCGTTTCTGGCGGAGACGACTGTCCCGGTCCGCCTCGCAACGCACAGACCCGACGGAACGCTCTGGGTCGTCACCCTGTGGTACCGACATCGCGACGGCGGACTGGAGTGTGCGACGCAGGCGAACGCGGACGTGGTCGGCTTTCTCGGGCGAGAGTCGTCGGTCGCGTTCGATATCTCGACGAACCGGATACCCTACCGCGGAGTCAGGGGCAACGGGACCGCCACGGTCTCCGCCGACGGCGGAACGGAGACCCTGCGCGACCTCGTCGATCGCTACCTCGGCGGGTCCGACTCCGCCCTCGCCGACACGTTACTCAGCGCCGATCGCGAGGAAGTCCGCATTCGGATCGAGCCGGACGTGATCTACAGCTGGGACTTCTCCGACCGGATGAGCGACGTCTCGACCGACGACGGGTGA
- a CDS encoding cryptochrome/photolyase family protein: MIVHWHRRDLRATDNRALSAAASTDTVVPAFVFDPDVLTHASAPRVAFMLDALAELRAWYRERDSDLVTAVGDPATELPRIADERGATAVVFNSDYSGLARERDERVRRALAEAGIETESFEDALVYDPGSITTQAGDHYSVFSYFWDKWRDREPPSIYSTPDRERLADVSGDPFPTRDELGFEAPEADVPEAGMSAARNRLADFCDGPIYRYADRRDAPAANATSGLSPHLKWGTIGIRKVRESVENAKADVPDAEAGDSCETFESQLAWRDFYAHVLAANPGTVTAPFRSYERPIDWRDDPDGLDAWKNGVTGYPIVDAGMRQLRTEALVHNRVRMIVASFLTKDLLIDWREGYAWFREKLVDHETANDVGGWQWAAGTGADAQPYFRIFNPMTQVQRFDPDAEYVRTHVPELRDAPTDAILEWDELDSDDRAAVAPSYPAPIVDHAQRREEAIELFEAARGDE; encoded by the coding sequence ATGATCGTCCACTGGCACCGGCGAGACCTTCGCGCAACCGATAATCGGGCGCTCTCCGCCGCAGCATCGACGGACACGGTCGTCCCAGCCTTCGTCTTCGATCCCGACGTGTTGACGCACGCCTCGGCACCCAGAGTGGCCTTCATGTTGGACGCGCTCGCTGAACTGCGAGCGTGGTACCGCGAGCGCGACAGCGATCTCGTAACCGCCGTCGGCGACCCGGCCACCGAACTTCCCAGAATCGCCGACGAGCGCGGCGCAACGGCAGTCGTGTTCAACAGCGATTACTCGGGACTCGCGCGGGAGCGAGACGAGCGCGTCCGCCGCGCGCTCGCCGAAGCGGGGATCGAGACGGAGTCCTTCGAAGACGCGCTCGTCTACGATCCGGGATCGATAACGACGCAAGCCGGCGATCACTACTCGGTCTTCTCGTATTTCTGGGACAAGTGGCGCGACCGAGAGCCGCCGTCGATCTATTCGACACCCGACCGTGAACGATTGGCCGACGTTTCCGGCGATCCGTTCCCGACCCGCGACGAACTCGGGTTCGAAGCGCCCGAAGCCGACGTACCCGAAGCCGGGATGAGCGCGGCCCGGAACCGCCTCGCCGACTTCTGCGATGGGCCGATCTACCGGTACGCAGACCGTCGCGACGCGCCGGCAGCGAACGCCACGTCGGGGCTCTCTCCGCACCTCAAGTGGGGGACGATCGGCATCAGGAAGGTACGCGAATCGGTCGAGAACGCGAAGGCCGACGTGCCGGACGCCGAGGCCGGCGACTCCTGCGAAACGTTCGAATCCCAGCTCGCCTGGCGCGACTTCTACGCACACGTCCTCGCCGCGAACCCAGGTACCGTCACCGCCCCGTTCCGATCGTACGAGCGTCCGATCGACTGGCGGGACGATCCGGACGGACTCGACGCGTGGAAAAACGGCGTAACCGGATATCCGATCGTCGACGCGGGGATGCGCCAGCTCCGGACGGAGGCGCTCGTGCACAACCGCGTCCGAATGATCGTCGCCTCATTCCTGACGAAAGACCTCCTGATCGACTGGCGGGAGGGCTACGCCTGGTTCCGCGAGAAGTTGGTCGATCACGAGACCGCGAACGACGTCGGCGGGTGGCAGTGGGCGGCGGGCACCGGCGCCGACGCGCAACCGTACTTCAGGATATTCAATCCGATGACGCAGGTCCAGCGGTTCGATCCGGACGCAGAGTACGTTCGAACGCACGTCCCGGAGCTACGGGACGCGCCGACGGACGCGATTCTCGAGTGGGACGAACTCGATTCCGACGACCGAGCCGCTGTCGCACCATCGTACCCGGCTCCGATCGTCGATCACGCCCAGCGCCGCGAGGAAGCGATCGAACTGTTCGAAGCCGCCCGCGGCGACGAGTAA